The Microcebus murinus isolate Inina chromosome 1, M.murinus_Inina_mat1.0, whole genome shotgun sequence genome includes a region encoding these proteins:
- the NRROS gene encoding transforming growth factor beta activator LRRC33 isoform X1 translates to MPQRKEAAQPRVWLLSRRPESLERMRPTEPPGPAGAVSISCAGPPRGQLRPFSRAALEMELLPLWLCLGFHLLTVEWRNGSGTATAAAQAGCKLVGGAADCRGQSLSSVPSSLPPHSRMLILDANPLKTLWNHSLQPYPLLESLSLHSCHLERIGLGAFQEQGHLRSLALADNRLSENYKETAAALHTLRGLQRLDLSGNSLTEDMVALMLQNLSSLESVSLARNIVMRLDDSVFEGLEHLRELDLQRNYIFEIEGGAFDSLTELRHLNLAYNNLPCIVDFGLTQLRFLNISYNDLEWFLASGGEAVFELETLDLSHNQLLFFPLLPQYSKLRTLLLRDNNMGFYRDLYNASSPREMVAQFLLVDGNVTNITTVNLWEEFSSSDLSDLHFLDMSQNQFQYLPDGFLKKMPSLSHLNLNQNCLMTLHIREHEPPGALTELDLSHNQLSELHLAPGLTGCLRSLRLFNLSSNQLLGVPSGLLANASNITTLDMSHNQISLCPQPAPSEEVGAPSCVDFRNMASLRSLSLEGCGLVALPDCPFQGTSLTHLDLSSNWGVLNGSIAPLQDIAPMLQVLSLRNVGLRSSFMELDFSGFGNLRDLDLSGNSLTSFPRFRDGLALKTLDLRRNSLTALPQRAVSEQLLRGLRTIYLSQNPYDCCGVEGWGDLQRLQSVADWASVTCNLSSKVIRVMELPGGVPQDCKWERLDMGLLYLVLILPSCLTLLVACTIIFLTFKKPLLQVIKSRCHWSSIY, encoded by the exons ATGCCCCAGAGAAAGGAGGCAGCCCAGCCCCGCGTTTGGCTGCTCTCGAGGAGGCCAGAGTCCCTGGAGAGGATGCGCCCCACGGAGCCGCCTGGGCCTGCGGGAGCCGTGAGTATTTCCTGCGCGGGGCCTCCCCGTGGGCAGCTGCGGCCCTTCTCGAG GGCTGCGCTTGAGATGGAGCTGCTGCCCCTTTGGCTCTGCCTGGGTTTTCACCTCCTGACAGTGGAGTGGAGGAACGGAAGTGGAACGGCCACAGCAGCTGCCCAAGCAGGATGCAAATTG GTGGGTGGAGCCGCTGACTGCCGAGGGCAGAGCCTTTCCTCCGTGCCCAGCAGCCTCCCACCCCACTCCCGGATGCTCATCCTGGATGCCAACCCTCTCAAGACCCTGTGGAATCATTCCCTGCAGCCTTACCCTCTCCTGGAGAGCCTCAGCCTGCACAGCTGCCACCTGGAACGCATCGGCCTCGGCGCCTTCCAGGAGCAAGGCCACCTGCGCAGCCTGGCCCTGGCTGACAACCGCCTCTCGGAGAACTACAAGGAGACGGCAGCTGCTCTCCACACCCTGCGAGGTCTGCAGAGGCTGGACTTGTCCGGAAACTCCTTGACGGAGGACATGGTGGCCCTCATGCTCCAGAACCTCTCCTCACTCGAGTCTGTGTCCCTGGCCAGGAACATTGTCATGAGGCTGGATGACTCTGTCTTTGAGGGCCTGGAGCACCTCAGGGAGCTGGATTTGCAGAGGAACTACATCTTTGAGATTGAGGGTGGTGCTTTTGACAGCTTGACTGAGCTGAGACACCTCAACCTGGCCTATAACAACCTCCCCTGCATTGTGGACTTCGGCCTCACACAGCTGCGGTTTCTCAACATCAGCTACAACGACCTGGAGTGGTTCCTGGCGTCTGGGGGAGAGGCTGTCTTTGAGCTGGAGACTCTGGACCTGTCTCACAATCAGCTGCTGTTCTTCCCGCTCCTGCCCCAGTACAGCAAGCTGCGTACCCTCCTGCTGCGGGACAACAACATGGGCTTCTACAGGGACCTGTACAATGCCTCCTCACCGCGGGAGATGGTGGCCCAGTTCCTCCTTGTGGACGGCAACGTGACCAACATCACCACTGTCAACCTCTGGGAAGAGTTTTCCTCTAGCGACCTCTCAGATCTCCACTTCCTGGACATGAGCCAGAACCAGTTCCAGTACCTGCCAGACGGCTTCCTGAAGAAAATGCCGTCCCTCTCCCACCTGAACCTCAACCAGAACTGCCTGATGACGCTCCACATCCGGGAGCACGAGCCCCCAGGGGCGCTCACGGAGCTGGACCTGAGCCACAACCAGCTGTCGGAGCTGCACTTGGCTCCGGGGCTCACCGGCTGCCTGCGGAGCCTCCGCTTGTTCAACCTGAGCTCCAACCAGCTTCTAGGTGTCCCCTCCGGCCTCCTCGCCAACGCCAGTAATATCACTACACTTGACATGAGCCACAACCAGATCTCACTTTGTCCCCAGCCAGCTCCCTCGGAGGAGGTGGGCGCCCCCAGCTGTGTGGATTTCAGGAATATGGCGTCTTTGAGGAGCCTCTCTCTGGAGGGCTGTGGGCTGGTGGCTTTACCAGACTGCCCGTTCCAGGGCACCTCCCTCACTCACTTAGACCTGTCCAGCAACTGGGGCGTTCTGAACGGAAGCATCGCCCCTCTCCAAGACATTGCCCCCATGTTACAGGTCCTTTCTCTCAGGAACGTGGGCCTCCGTTCCAGCTTTATGGAGTTGGACTTCTCTGGGTTTGGGAATCTGAGGGACCTGGATCTGTCAGGAAATTCCTTGACCAGCTTCCCAAGGTTCAGGGACGGCCTGGCCCTGAAGACCCTGGACCTCCGCAGAAACTCGCTCACGGCCCTTCCCCAGAGGGCCGTGTCTGAGCAGCTCTTGAGAGGTCTGCGGACCATCTACCTCAGTCAGAATCCATACGACTGCTGCGGGGTGGAGGGCTGGGGGGACCTGCAGCGTCTGCAGTCCGTGGCCGACTGGGCCTCGGTCACCTGCAACCTCTCCTCCAAGGTCATCCGTGTGATGGAGCTGCCTGGGGGCGTGCCACAGGACTGTAAG
- the NRROS gene encoding transforming growth factor beta activator LRRC33 isoform X2, protein MELLPLWLCLGFHLLTVEWRNGSGTATAAAQAGCKLVGGAADCRGQSLSSVPSSLPPHSRMLILDANPLKTLWNHSLQPYPLLESLSLHSCHLERIGLGAFQEQGHLRSLALADNRLSENYKETAAALHTLRGLQRLDLSGNSLTEDMVALMLQNLSSLESVSLARNIVMRLDDSVFEGLEHLRELDLQRNYIFEIEGGAFDSLTELRHLNLAYNNLPCIVDFGLTQLRFLNISYNDLEWFLASGGEAVFELETLDLSHNQLLFFPLLPQYSKLRTLLLRDNNMGFYRDLYNASSPREMVAQFLLVDGNVTNITTVNLWEEFSSSDLSDLHFLDMSQNQFQYLPDGFLKKMPSLSHLNLNQNCLMTLHIREHEPPGALTELDLSHNQLSELHLAPGLTGCLRSLRLFNLSSNQLLGVPSGLLANASNITTLDMSHNQISLCPQPAPSEEVGAPSCVDFRNMASLRSLSLEGCGLVALPDCPFQGTSLTHLDLSSNWGVLNGSIAPLQDIAPMLQVLSLRNVGLRSSFMELDFSGFGNLRDLDLSGNSLTSFPRFRDGLALKTLDLRRNSLTALPQRAVSEQLLRGLRTIYLSQNPYDCCGVEGWGDLQRLQSVADWASVTCNLSSKVIRVMELPGGVPQDCKWERLDMGLLYLVLILPSCLTLLVACTIIFLTFKKPLLQVIKSRCHWSSIY, encoded by the exons ATGGAGCTGCTGCCCCTTTGGCTCTGCCTGGGTTTTCACCTCCTGACAGTGGAGTGGAGGAACGGAAGTGGAACGGCCACAGCAGCTGCCCAAGCAGGATGCAAATTG GTGGGTGGAGCCGCTGACTGCCGAGGGCAGAGCCTTTCCTCCGTGCCCAGCAGCCTCCCACCCCACTCCCGGATGCTCATCCTGGATGCCAACCCTCTCAAGACCCTGTGGAATCATTCCCTGCAGCCTTACCCTCTCCTGGAGAGCCTCAGCCTGCACAGCTGCCACCTGGAACGCATCGGCCTCGGCGCCTTCCAGGAGCAAGGCCACCTGCGCAGCCTGGCCCTGGCTGACAACCGCCTCTCGGAGAACTACAAGGAGACGGCAGCTGCTCTCCACACCCTGCGAGGTCTGCAGAGGCTGGACTTGTCCGGAAACTCCTTGACGGAGGACATGGTGGCCCTCATGCTCCAGAACCTCTCCTCACTCGAGTCTGTGTCCCTGGCCAGGAACATTGTCATGAGGCTGGATGACTCTGTCTTTGAGGGCCTGGAGCACCTCAGGGAGCTGGATTTGCAGAGGAACTACATCTTTGAGATTGAGGGTGGTGCTTTTGACAGCTTGACTGAGCTGAGACACCTCAACCTGGCCTATAACAACCTCCCCTGCATTGTGGACTTCGGCCTCACACAGCTGCGGTTTCTCAACATCAGCTACAACGACCTGGAGTGGTTCCTGGCGTCTGGGGGAGAGGCTGTCTTTGAGCTGGAGACTCTGGACCTGTCTCACAATCAGCTGCTGTTCTTCCCGCTCCTGCCCCAGTACAGCAAGCTGCGTACCCTCCTGCTGCGGGACAACAACATGGGCTTCTACAGGGACCTGTACAATGCCTCCTCACCGCGGGAGATGGTGGCCCAGTTCCTCCTTGTGGACGGCAACGTGACCAACATCACCACTGTCAACCTCTGGGAAGAGTTTTCCTCTAGCGACCTCTCAGATCTCCACTTCCTGGACATGAGCCAGAACCAGTTCCAGTACCTGCCAGACGGCTTCCTGAAGAAAATGCCGTCCCTCTCCCACCTGAACCTCAACCAGAACTGCCTGATGACGCTCCACATCCGGGAGCACGAGCCCCCAGGGGCGCTCACGGAGCTGGACCTGAGCCACAACCAGCTGTCGGAGCTGCACTTGGCTCCGGGGCTCACCGGCTGCCTGCGGAGCCTCCGCTTGTTCAACCTGAGCTCCAACCAGCTTCTAGGTGTCCCCTCCGGCCTCCTCGCCAACGCCAGTAATATCACTACACTTGACATGAGCCACAACCAGATCTCACTTTGTCCCCAGCCAGCTCCCTCGGAGGAGGTGGGCGCCCCCAGCTGTGTGGATTTCAGGAATATGGCGTCTTTGAGGAGCCTCTCTCTGGAGGGCTGTGGGCTGGTGGCTTTACCAGACTGCCCGTTCCAGGGCACCTCCCTCACTCACTTAGACCTGTCCAGCAACTGGGGCGTTCTGAACGGAAGCATCGCCCCTCTCCAAGACATTGCCCCCATGTTACAGGTCCTTTCTCTCAGGAACGTGGGCCTCCGTTCCAGCTTTATGGAGTTGGACTTCTCTGGGTTTGGGAATCTGAGGGACCTGGATCTGTCAGGAAATTCCTTGACCAGCTTCCCAAGGTTCAGGGACGGCCTGGCCCTGAAGACCCTGGACCTCCGCAGAAACTCGCTCACGGCCCTTCCCCAGAGGGCCGTGTCTGAGCAGCTCTTGAGAGGTCTGCGGACCATCTACCTCAGTCAGAATCCATACGACTGCTGCGGGGTGGAGGGCTGGGGGGACCTGCAGCGTCTGCAGTCCGTGGCCGACTGGGCCTCGGTCACCTGCAACCTCTCCTCCAAGGTCATCCGTGTGATGGAGCTGCCTGGGGGCGTGCCACAGGACTGTAAG